Proteins from a single region of Echeneis naucrates chromosome 2, fEcheNa1.1, whole genome shotgun sequence:
- the LOC115054998 gene encoding vascular endothelial growth factor C-like isoform X1 yields the protein MKRGAKRYLPTLLLWMLNISNMCSGQDYTDNYQTGDVGTKAAGMSDDQHSLEAITNVDQLLQLLYPEYSLLQHCLRKKSSPFSSSPSFPSTSAGPLVHSNDDDLWGHPREEALYKVDKTLEVILEEIQRTSCQPREMCVEVSKEYPESTSQFYLPRCVALHRCGGCCTNEAFYCTNTSYSFVNKTLMELSPPRMDRSVVMVTFINHTSCECLPKRPLHSIIRRAVTDHLCSLEVPCAAGSFWDPVNCVCVSTDSINYSERETDELESGLLALCGPNRVLQDSSCECVCRNGLTEDSCDVGWRLDHNTCECQCEGQGEGKWCPAGQRWDEDLCGCVCAADCPGNQPLNPDTCLCECRESAQSCLRQGKRFNPNTCSCYRLPCRKPRRVCPAGFYYSHQVCQCIPKYMRPKWS from the exons ATGAAGAGAGGAGCAAAGAGATACCTGCCAA CTTTGCTCCTATGGATGCTTAATATCAGCAATATGTGCTCAGGACAAGACTATACAGACAATTATCAAACTGGAGACGTTGGCACTAAG GCTGCGGGGATGTCAGATGACCAGCACAGTTTGGAGGCGATAACCAATGTTGATCAGCTATTACAGCTTCTGTACCCTGAGTACAGCCTGCTTCAGCACTGCCTGAGGAAGAAATCATCCCCTTTCTCCTCATCGCCGTCTTTCCCCTCCACCTCAGCAGGCCCTTTGGTCCACTCCAATGATGATGATCTGTGGGGACACCCAAGGGAGGAGGCGCTTTACAAAGTGGACAAGACTTTGGAAG TGATTCTGGAGGAGATCCAGAGGACCTCATGCCAACCCAGAGAGATGTGTGTTGAGGTTTCCAAAGAATATCCAGAATCCACCAGTCAATTCTACCTCCCTCGCTGCGTGGCACTTCATCGGTGCGGAGGatgctgcaccaacgaggcaTTTTACTGCACCAATACAAGCTACTCGTTTGTAAACAAGACA TTGATGGAACTGTCTCCACCAAGAATGGATCGCTCTGTCGTCATGGTAACATTCATCAACCACACTTCGTGCGAATGCCTCCCCAAGCGGCCGCTCCACTCCATCATAAGGCGAGCTGTGACAGATCACCT gtgttcTCTTGAAGTCCCCTGCGCTGCAGGGTCATTTTGGGATCctgtgaattgtgtgtgtgtctcaacaGATTCCATAAACTactctgagagagagacag ACGAGCTGGAATCAGGTCTGCTGGCTCTCTGCGGGCCCAACAGGGTTCTCCAGGACTCCAGCTGCGAGTGCGTCTGTCGAAATGGACTCACCGAGGACAGCTGCGATGTGGGCTGGAGGCTGGACCACAACACCT GTGAATGCCAGTGTGAAGGTCAAGGTGAGGGGAAGTGGTGCCCTGCTGGCCAGCGGTGGGATGAAGACCTGTGTGGCTGCGTGTGCGCTGCAGACTGCCCTGGGAATCAGCCCCTGAACCCCGACACCTGCCTGTGTGAGTGCAGAGAGAGTGCACAGTCGTGTCTGCGGCAGGGCAAGAGGTTCAACCCCAACACCTGCAG TTGTTACAGGTTGCCCTGCAGAAAGCCCAGGCGTGTTTGCCCGGCTGGTTTTTACTACAGCCACCAAGTCTGCCAGTGCATTCCCAAATACATGAGGCCTAAATGGAGTTAA
- the LOC115054998 gene encoding vascular endothelial growth factor C-like isoform X2 — MWIPALLLWMLNISNMCSGQDYTDNYQTGDVGTKAAGMSDDQHSLEAITNVDQLLQLLYPEYSLLQHCLRKKSSPFSSSPSFPSTSAGPLVHSNDDDLWGHPREEALYKVDKTLEVILEEIQRTSCQPREMCVEVSKEYPESTSQFYLPRCVALHRCGGCCTNEAFYCTNTSYSFVNKTLMELSPPRMDRSVVMVTFINHTSCECLPKRPLHSIIRRAVTDHLCSLEVPCAAGSFWDPVNCVCVSTDSINYSERETDELESGLLALCGPNRVLQDSSCECVCRNGLTEDSCDVGWRLDHNTCECQCEGQGEGKWCPAGQRWDEDLCGCVCAADCPGNQPLNPDTCLCECRESAQSCLRQGKRFNPNTCSCYRLPCRKPRRVCPAGFYYSHQVCQCIPKYMRPKWS, encoded by the exons ATGTGGATACCAGCTTTGCTCCTATGGATGCTTAATATCAGCAATATGTGCTCAGGACAAGACTATACAGACAATTATCAAACTGGAGACGTTGGCACTAAG GCTGCGGGGATGTCAGATGACCAGCACAGTTTGGAGGCGATAACCAATGTTGATCAGCTATTACAGCTTCTGTACCCTGAGTACAGCCTGCTTCAGCACTGCCTGAGGAAGAAATCATCCCCTTTCTCCTCATCGCCGTCTTTCCCCTCCACCTCAGCAGGCCCTTTGGTCCACTCCAATGATGATGATCTGTGGGGACACCCAAGGGAGGAGGCGCTTTACAAAGTGGACAAGACTTTGGAAG TGATTCTGGAGGAGATCCAGAGGACCTCATGCCAACCCAGAGAGATGTGTGTTGAGGTTTCCAAAGAATATCCAGAATCCACCAGTCAATTCTACCTCCCTCGCTGCGTGGCACTTCATCGGTGCGGAGGatgctgcaccaacgaggcaTTTTACTGCACCAATACAAGCTACTCGTTTGTAAACAAGACA TTGATGGAACTGTCTCCACCAAGAATGGATCGCTCTGTCGTCATGGTAACATTCATCAACCACACTTCGTGCGAATGCCTCCCCAAGCGGCCGCTCCACTCCATCATAAGGCGAGCTGTGACAGATCACCT gtgttcTCTTGAAGTCCCCTGCGCTGCAGGGTCATTTTGGGATCctgtgaattgtgtgtgtgtctcaacaGATTCCATAAACTactctgagagagagacag ACGAGCTGGAATCAGGTCTGCTGGCTCTCTGCGGGCCCAACAGGGTTCTCCAGGACTCCAGCTGCGAGTGCGTCTGTCGAAATGGACTCACCGAGGACAGCTGCGATGTGGGCTGGAGGCTGGACCACAACACCT GTGAATGCCAGTGTGAAGGTCAAGGTGAGGGGAAGTGGTGCCCTGCTGGCCAGCGGTGGGATGAAGACCTGTGTGGCTGCGTGTGCGCTGCAGACTGCCCTGGGAATCAGCCCCTGAACCCCGACACCTGCCTGTGTGAGTGCAGAGAGAGTGCACAGTCGTGTCTGCGGCAGGGCAAGAGGTTCAACCCCAACACCTGCAG TTGTTACAGGTTGCCCTGCAGAAAGCCCAGGCGTGTTTGCCCGGCTGGTTTTTACTACAGCCACCAAGTCTGCCAGTGCATTCCCAAATACATGAGGCCTAAATGGAGTTAA
- the LOC115050682 gene encoding trace amine-associated receptor 13c-like has product MAQGASPPLCFPSHNSSCRRLVRPIPDAALLYTLLASISLLTVTLNLLVIISISHFRQLHTPTNALLLSLAVSDLVVGLLGMPVEGLRYMETCWLLGRLMCALTPYISYCLLSASLGSMVLISVDRYLAICDPLFYSSKITLKRARVLICSCWACSALYNAIILMDHLQQPDRFSSCHGECVVVISRVSGTVDLLITLVGPCTVMVVLYFRVFVVAVSQVRAIQAQTAAANTRAAPTAKKSERKAARTLGIVIVVFLVCFCPYYFPALTGDNTSNSLSYFVVLSWMMLLNSCVNPLIYAIFYPWFRKAIRLILTLEILQPHSQEFTIF; this is encoded by the coding sequence ATGGCACAGGGggcctcccctcctctctgcttccccaGCCATAACTCCTCATGCAGGAGGCTGGTGCGGCCCATCCCCGACGCAGCTCTCCTCTACACCCTGCTGgcctccatctctctgctcaCCGTGACCCTCAACCTGCTcgtcatcatctccatctcccacttcaggcagCTCCACACCCCCACCAACGCCCTGCTGCTGTCCCTGGCTGTGTCCGACCTGGTGGTGGGCCTGCTGGGGATGCCCGTCGAGGGCCTGCGCTACATGGAGACCTGCTGGCTGCTGGGCAGGCTGATGTGCGCGCTGACTCCTTATATCTCTTATTGTCTGCTCTCAGCCTCTTTGGGGAGTATGGTGCTCATATCCGTAGACCGCTACCTGGCCATCTGTGACCCGCTCTTCTATTCGTCCAAGATCACCCTGAAGAGGGCCAGGGTTTTAATCTGTTCATGCTGGGCCTGCTCGGCTCTCTACAACGCCATCATCCTGATGGACCACCTTCAGCAGCCTGACAGGTTCAGCTCCTGTCATGGGGAGTGTGTGGTTGTCATCAGCCGTGTTTCGGGGACTGTTGACCTCCTGATCACTTTGGTCGGGCCCTGTACTGTCATGGTGGTTCTGTACTTCAGGGTGTTTGTGGTTGCTGTCTCTCAGGTACGTGCCATCCAGGcacagactgctgctgccaaCACTAGAGCAGCTCCCACTGCTAAAAAATCAGAGAGGAAGGCAGCCAGGACTCTGGGAAttgtgatagttgtgtttctggTGTGTTTCTGTCCATATTACTTTCCTGCCCTCACAGGTGACAACACGTCAAACAGCTTGTCCTACTTTGTCGTTCTGTCCTGGATGATGTTGCTGAACTCTTGTGTGAATCCTCTGATTTATGCCATTTTCTACCCCTGGTTTAGAAAAGCTATACGGCTCATCTTAACACTGGAAATACTCCAGCCTCACTCCCAGGAGTTCACCATCTTTTAG